One stretch of Miscanthus floridulus cultivar M001 unplaced genomic scaffold, ASM1932011v1 fs_738_2_3, whole genome shotgun sequence DNA includes these proteins:
- the LOC136532926 gene encoding CBL-interacting protein kinase 2 → MVEHKGNVLMHKYEMGKLLGQGTFAKVYHARNTKTSESVAIKVIDKEKVMKVGLIDQIKREISVMKLVRHPNIVQLYEVMATKTKIYFVLEHVKGGELFNKVQRGRLKEDAARKYFQQLICAVDFCHSRGVYHRDLKPENLLLDENSNLKVSDFGLSALAECQRQDGLLHTTCGTPAYVAPEVINRKGYDGAKADIWSCGVILFVLLAGYLPFHDKNLMDMYKKIGKAEFKCPCWFSTDVRRLLLRILDPNPNTRISMEKIMENPWFRKGLDAKLLRYNLQTKNAPQVDKNADFDSLSTNITAESKQQEEKKPTNMNAFDIISLSTGLDLSGLFEESDKKRESQFTSTNTSSTIISKIEDVAKNLQLKVTKKDGGLLKMEASKPGRKGVMGIDAEIFEVSPNFHLVEIKKTNGDTLEYQKVLNQEMRPALKDIVWAWQGEQSKQQQTVS, encoded by the coding sequence ATGGTGGAACATAAAGGAAATGTTCTCATGCACAAGTATGAGATGGGGAAATTGCTTGGTCAAGGGACCTTTGCCAAGGTTTATCATGCTCGCAACACTAAGACTTCAGAAAGTGTCGCGATCAAGGTGATTGACAAGGAGAAGGTTATGAAAGTTGGGCTCATTGATCAAATTAAGCGAGAAATTTCTGTGATGAAGCTTGTCAGACATCCCAATATTGTGCAACTCTATGAGGTCATGGCTACCAAAACCAAAATATACTTTGTGTTGGAGCATGTTAAAGGTGGAGAGCTCTTTAATAAAGTGCAGCGAGGAAGGCTCAAGGAAGATGCAGCGAGGAAGTACTTTCAACAGCTGATTTGCGCAGTGGACTTCTGTCACAGCAGGGGTGTCTATCATCGAGATTTGAAGCCAGAAAATCTTTTGCTCGATGAGAATAGCAACCTAAAGGTATCGGATTTTGGTCTAAGTGCACTTGctgaatgccaaagacaagatgGCCTGCTCCACACAACCTGTGGCACGCCTGCTTATGTTGCTCCAGAGGTGATTAACAGAAAGGGTTATGATGGTGCAAAGGCTGACATATGGTCTTGTGGGGTAATCCTTTTTGTGCTATTGGCTGGTTATCTTCCGTTCCATGACAAGAACTTAATGGACATGTATAAAAAGATTGGGAAAGCAGAGTTCAAATGCCCGTGTTGGTTTTCTACCGATGTTCGGAGGCTTTTGCTAAGGATTCTTGATCCTAACCCCAATACAAGGATCTCAATGGAAAAAATCATGGAAAATCCATGGTTTAGGAAGGGTTTAGATGCAAAGCTACTTAGGTATAATTTACAAACTAAGAATGCCCCTCAAGTGGACAAGAATGCAGATTTTGATTCACTGAGCACCAACATAACAGCAGAGAGCAAGCAACAAGAAGAAAAGAAGCCTACCAACATGAATGCATTTGATATAATATCTCTATCAACTGGTTTGGACCTCTCAGGTTTATTTGAAGAATCTGACAAGAAGAGAGAATCCCAATTCACATCCACCAACACAAGCTCAACAATCATATCGAAGATCGAAGATGTTGCGAAAAATTTGCAATTGAAGGTGACAAAAAAGGATGGTGGTTTGTTAAAGATGGAAGCTTCGAAGCCTGGAAGGAAAGGGGTGATGGGTATCGATGCTGAGATATTTGAGGTTAGCCCAAACTTTCATCTTGTGGAGATAAAGAAGACGAATGGCGACACTCTAGAGTATCAAAAGGTCCTGAACCAAGAAATGAGGCCTGCGCTAAAAGACATAGTATGGGCTTGGCAAGGTGAGCAAtcaaagcagcaacaaactgtGAGCTAG